In one window of Halorubrum sp. BV1 DNA:
- a CDS encoding RNA-guided pseudouridylation complex pseudouridine synthase subunit Cbf5 yields the protein MPSDPADTDRTPLRSPPEERRIPELLRFGVLNLDKPAGPSSHQVSAWMRDAINDTLSTLDPEGEPIDGVAHAGTLDPKVTGCLPALTGTATRAAQVFLEGRKEYVAVLELHAPAPDGFRDAVAEFEAEIYQKPPRKSAVTRRLRTRTIDDLDVLAIDGRQALLRIRCESGTYVRKLCHDIGLATGVGAHMGHLRRTATDPFDDRDLCTLQDLVDALAWAEGGDETPLREVVRPAEDALVHLPAVTIAPSAARNVATGAPVYAPGVIDVDDAAEKAVVESQETDGHADESPLVACFTPDGAAVCLGRIVGDPDAESGTVVSIERVLV from the coding sequence ATGCCTAGTGACCCAGCCGACACGGACCGCACGCCGCTTCGCTCCCCGCCCGAGGAGCGACGAATCCCGGAGCTGCTCCGGTTCGGCGTTCTCAATCTCGACAAGCCCGCCGGACCCTCCTCACACCAAGTCTCCGCGTGGATGCGAGACGCGATCAACGACACGCTGTCCACACTCGATCCCGAGGGCGAGCCGATCGACGGCGTCGCACACGCGGGTACCCTCGATCCCAAGGTCACCGGATGCCTCCCCGCGCTCACCGGCACCGCGACCCGGGCGGCGCAAGTCTTTCTCGAAGGGCGAAAGGAGTACGTCGCGGTGCTGGAGCTGCACGCCCCCGCGCCCGACGGCTTCCGCGACGCCGTCGCCGAGTTCGAAGCGGAAATCTATCAGAAGCCGCCGCGAAAGAGCGCGGTGACGCGTCGCCTCCGGACGCGGACCATCGACGACCTCGACGTGTTAGCGATCGACGGTCGACAAGCGCTGCTCCGGATCCGGTGTGAGTCCGGCACGTACGTCCGAAAGCTGTGTCACGACATCGGGCTCGCGACGGGCGTAGGCGCACACATGGGTCACCTCCGCCGGACCGCGACCGATCCGTTCGACGATCGCGATCTCTGCACCCTGCAGGATCTCGTCGACGCGCTCGCGTGGGCCGAAGGGGGCGACGAGACACCCCTCCGCGAGGTCGTCCGGCCGGCCGAGGACGCGCTGGTTCACCTCCCCGCGGTCACCATCGCGCCGTCGGCGGCTCGAAACGTTGCGACCGGTGCCCCCGTCTACGCTCCGGGCGTGATCGACGTCGACGACGCCGCGGAAAAAGCAGTCGTTGAAAGCCAAGAAACGGACGGTCACGCCGACGAGAGCCCTCTCGTCGCCTGCTTCACGCCCGACGGAGCCGCGGTGTGTCTCGGCCGGATCGTCGGCGACCCCGACGCCGAGTCCGGGACCGTCGTCTCGATAGAGCGCGTGCTCGTCTGA
- the cmk gene encoding (d)CMP kinase: protein MLITVSGPPGSGKSTNATALADRLGLGHVSGGDIFREMAAEREMTPVEFNEFAEEDPQIDRDLDRRLHEIATTRDDVVLESRLAGWLSADAADFRFWFDAPVAVRAERIADREDKPVERAKAETERREASERKRYSEYYDIDIDDLSIYDAAYNTARWGPDRFIDVLVATVDAYDPDDDEGKAPIDGVNYDF from the coding sequence ATGTTGATCACCGTCTCCGGCCCGCCGGGAAGCGGGAAGAGCACGAATGCCACGGCGCTCGCCGACCGACTCGGCCTCGGTCACGTCTCCGGCGGCGACATCTTCCGCGAGATGGCGGCTGAACGCGAGATGACCCCTGTGGAATTCAACGAGTTCGCCGAGGAGGATCCGCAGATAGACCGCGACCTCGATCGGCGGCTCCACGAGATCGCCACCACCCGCGACGACGTGGTCCTCGAATCGCGGCTGGCCGGGTGGCTCTCCGCCGACGCGGCCGATTTCCGCTTCTGGTTCGACGCGCCCGTCGCCGTCCGCGCCGAGCGGATCGCCGACCGGGAGGACAAGCCGGTCGAGCGGGCCAAAGCCGAGACTGAGCGCCGTGAGGCTTCCGAGCGGAAGCGGTACTCGGAGTACTACGACATCGACATCGACGACCTCTCCATCTACGACGCCGCGTACAACACCGCCCGTTGGGGGCCCGACCGGTTCATCGACGTACTCGTCGCGACGGTCGACGCGTACGACCCGGACGACGACGAAGGGAAGGCACCGATCGACGGTGTCAACTACGATTTTTGA
- a CDS encoding zinc-binding dehydrogenase, which yields MQAVQFDSHGDRDVIEYGEFPDPEPDRGEVLVDVKAGALNHLDIWTRRGLPGVDLEMPHIPGSDAAGVVEAVGDGVTRFEPGDHVAVSAGVSCGECEFCRSGEESLCASFHIIGEHVRGVHAEMAAVPAENLVPVPSSVDWAVAGSASLVFQTAWRMLHTRAELEAGEKVLVLGASGGVGHAAVQIADHAGCEVFATASTEEKLSHAEDCGADHVIDYETNDFAEEIAELTGKRGVDVVVDHIGEATYPDSLKSMAKGGRLVTCGATTGPNPGAGLNRIFWNQLSVIGSTMATPGEVDDVLELVWDGTFEPRVREVLPMSEAARAHELIENREGFGKVVVKPDSEI from the coding sequence ATGCAAGCAGTTCAGTTCGACTCCCACGGCGACCGCGACGTGATCGAGTACGGCGAGTTCCCGGACCCGGAACCCGACCGCGGCGAGGTCCTCGTCGACGTCAAAGCCGGCGCGCTGAACCACCTCGATATCTGGACGCGACGCGGGCTCCCGGGCGTCGACTTAGAGATGCCACACATACCCGGCAGCGACGCGGCGGGCGTCGTCGAGGCCGTCGGCGACGGCGTGACGCGCTTCGAGCCGGGGGACCATGTGGCCGTGAGCGCCGGCGTCTCCTGCGGGGAGTGCGAGTTCTGTCGGAGCGGCGAGGAGTCTCTTTGCGCGTCGTTCCACATCATCGGCGAGCATGTGCGGGGCGTGCACGCCGAGATGGCGGCGGTGCCGGCGGAGAACCTCGTTCCGGTCCCGTCGAGCGTCGACTGGGCGGTCGCCGGGTCCGCGTCGCTCGTCTTCCAGACCGCGTGGCGGATGCTCCACACGCGGGCCGAACTCGAGGCGGGCGAGAAGGTGCTCGTGCTCGGCGCGTCCGGCGGGGTCGGCCACGCCGCGGTGCAGATCGCGGACCACGCGGGCTGTGAGGTGTTCGCGACCGCATCCACGGAGGAGAAGCTCTCGCACGCCGAAGACTGTGGGGCCGACCACGTCATCGACTACGAGACGAACGACTTCGCAGAGGAGATCGCCGAGCTGACCGGGAAACGCGGAGTCGACGTCGTGGTCGACCACATCGGCGAGGCGACGTACCCAGACTCGCTGAAGTCGATGGCGAAGGGAGGGCGACTCGTCACGTGTGGCGCGACGACCGGCCCGAACCCGGGCGCGGGGCTCAATCGGATCTTCTGGAACCAGCTGTCTGTGATCGGGTCGACGATGGCGACCCCGGGCGAGGTCGACGACGTCCTGGAACTCGTCTGGGACGGTACCTTCGAGCCGCGCGTGCGCGAGGTGCTCCCGATGAGCGAGGCCGCCCGCGCGCACGAACTGATCGAGAACCGTGAGGGCTTTGGCAAAGTGGTGGTAAAACCCGACAGTGAGATCTGA
- a CDS encoding 30S ribosomal protein S13, with protein MSTEESQDDSPEEEEDLQYFVRIGGADLDGTKTVERSLSELDGIGTRTARLVAEKADVDRKATFGLLDEGDIDAVVDIAENLEDHVPSWMTNRQNDFYSGETTHLVGTDVSEKRRHDINRMKLIESYKGVRHKRGQKVRGQRTKSTGRSEGTIGVNVEEIREEMAEDEAGDEE; from the coding sequence ATGAGCACGGAAGAATCACAGGACGACTCGCCGGAGGAGGAAGAAGACCTCCAGTACTTCGTCCGGATCGGGGGAGCGGACCTCGACGGGACGAAGACGGTCGAGCGAAGCCTGTCCGAACTCGACGGCATCGGCACGCGCACGGCGCGGCTGGTCGCCGAGAAGGCCGACGTGGACCGCAAGGCCACGTTCGGTCTCCTCGACGAGGGTGACATCGACGCGGTGGTCGACATCGCAGAGAACCTCGAAGACCACGTCCCGTCGTGGATGACGAACAGACAGAACGACTTCTACTCCGGGGAGACGACACACCTCGTTGGCACCGACGTCAGCGAGAAGCGTCGTCACGACATCAACCGGATGAAGCTCATCGAATCGTACAAAGGCGTTCGCCACAAGCGCGGCCAGAAGGTACGCGGTCAGCGCACGAAGTCCACGGGCCGCTCCGAGGGCACAATCGGCGTCAACGTCGAGGAGATCCGCGAGGAGATGGCGGAAGACGAAGCGGGTGACGAAGAATGA
- a CDS encoding 30S ribosomal protein S4: MSTGKNTKGYETPNHPYQGERIAEESDLLSRYGLKNKEELWRAQSELRNMRREARRLLGDAQGDVDAAQDAGSEFVARLRRIGILGDNDDISTVLSLDVTDLLERRLQTVVYRQGLASSTQQARQFLVHGHVTVDGARVTRPSVKVDVADEGAIDFDENSPLADDLHPERAESQE; encoded by the coding sequence ATGAGCACCGGCAAGAACACCAAAGGCTACGAGACGCCGAACCATCCGTACCAGGGCGAGCGGATCGCCGAGGAGTCGGACCTCCTCTCTCGGTACGGCCTGAAGAACAAAGAGGAACTCTGGCGCGCTCAGTCCGAGCTGCGCAACATGCGTCGCGAGGCGCGACGACTGCTCGGCGACGCACAGGGCGACGTCGACGCTGCTCAGGACGCCGGCTCGGAGTTCGTCGCACGACTCCGCCGCATCGGAATTCTCGGCGACAACGACGATATCTCGACGGTCCTGTCGCTCGACGTGACCGACCTGCTCGAACGCCGCCTCCAGACGGTCGTTTACCGGCAGGGGCTCGCGTCCTCGACACAGCAGGCGCGACAGTTCCTCGTCCACGGGCACGTCACCGTCGACGGGGCCCGCGTGACGCGTCCCTCGGTGAAGGTCGACGTGGCCGACGAGGGAGCCATCGATTTCGACGAGAACAGCCCGCTCGCGGACGATCTTCACCCCGAGCGCGCGGAGTCACAGGAGTAA
- a CDS encoding 30S ribosomal protein S11 has translation MSESEDGKWGIAHVYASFNNTLITVTDETGAETIAKSSGGTVVKQNRDEASPYAAMQMAEVVAERVKDAGLEGVHVRVRGPGGNLNKSTGPGAQATIRALSRAGVEIGRIEDVTPIPHDGTKAPKNKRV, from the coding sequence ATGAGTGAATCCGAGGACGGAAAGTGGGGAATCGCCCACGTGTACGCATCGTTCAACAACACGCTCATCACGGTCACCGACGAGACGGGTGCCGAGACGATCGCCAAGTCGTCCGGCGGTACCGTGGTGAAACAGAACCGCGACGAGGCGTCGCCGTACGCCGCCATGCAGATGGCGGAAGTCGTCGCCGAGCGCGTCAAAGACGCCGGCTTGGAGGGCGTGCACGTCCGCGTGCGCGGCCCCGGCGGCAACCTCAACAAGTCCACCGGTCCCGGTGCGCAGGCGACGATCCGCGCGCTTTCGCGCGCCGGCGTCGAGATCGGCCGGATCGAGGACGTCACGCCCATCCCGCACGACGGGACGAAGGCACCGAAGAACAAGCGAGTCTGA
- a CDS encoding DNA-directed RNA polymerase subunit D produces MSDADFDVEYVERDERSARVLIRGLTPAFANGIRRAMIADVPTFSIDTVRFVENSSVMFDEMIGLRLGLIPLTTPLDDFEVGDEVTLALDVEGPDTAYSGDIESADPLVEVADDNVPIIELKEGQRLEFEADAVLDTGKEHAKHQGGVSVGYRHLQRVTVEGDRGEFDEDEPQILRGVVETPEGDIVLTDEFDNDLSNRYPGKEVTIEDVPGAFVFHIETDGSFSVEELLLRAIDSIEERADELQTKVTV; encoded by the coding sequence ATGAGTGACGCAGATTTCGACGTTGAGTACGTCGAACGGGACGAACGCAGCGCGCGGGTGTTGATCCGCGGGCTCACTCCGGCGTTCGCGAACGGCATCCGCCGCGCGATGATCGCCGACGTCCCGACGTTCTCGATCGACACCGTTCGGTTCGTCGAGAACTCCTCCGTCATGTTCGACGAGATGATCGGCCTGCGGCTGGGCCTCATCCCCCTCACGACCCCGCTCGACGACTTCGAGGTCGGCGACGAGGTCACGCTCGCACTCGACGTCGAGGGACCGGATACGGCGTATTCCGGCGATATCGAGAGTGCGGACCCGCTGGTCGAAGTCGCAGACGACAACGTCCCGATCATCGAGCTGAAGGAGGGACAGCGGCTGGAGTTCGAGGCCGACGCGGTGTTAGACACCGGAAAGGAGCACGCCAAACATCAGGGCGGCGTCTCTGTCGGCTACCGACACCTCCAGCGTGTCACCGTCGAGGGCGACCGCGGCGAGTTCGACGAGGACGAACCGCAGATCCTTCGCGGCGTCGTCGAGACGCCCGAGGGCGATATCGTGCTCACGGACGAGTTCGACAACGACCTCTCGAACCGGTACCCCGGCAAAGAGGTCACGATCGAGGACGTCCCCGGCGCGTTCGTCTTCCATATCGAGACGGACGGGTCGTTCAGCGTCGAAGAACTGCTGCTCCGCGCGATCGACTCCATCGAGGAGCGCGCGGACGAACTACAGACGAAAGTCACGGTCTAA
- a CDS encoding 50S ribosomal protein L18e: protein MSSKTNPKLQNLIADLKSVSRDSGANVWQDIADRLEKPRRTHAEVNLGRIERYAQEDETVVVPGKVLGSGVLEKNVTVAAVDFSGTARTKIDQAGEAVSLEQFVEQNPEGSNVRVIR from the coding sequence ATGAGTAGCAAGACGAATCCGAAACTACAGAACCTCATCGCCGATCTGAAGTCGGTCTCGCGCGACTCCGGTGCCAACGTGTGGCAGGATATCGCGGACCGACTGGAGAAGCCACGGCGCACGCACGCTGAGGTCAACCTGGGCCGTATCGAACGATACGCGCAGGAAGACGAGACGGTCGTCGTCCCCGGCAAGGTGCTGGGCAGCGGTGTGCTCGAAAAGAACGTCACCGTCGCCGCCGTCGATTTCTCGGGAACCGCCCGCACGAAGATCGATCAGGCCGGCGAAGCGGTGTCGCTTGAACAGTTCGTCGAACAAAACCCAGAAGGCAGCAACGTCCGGGTGATTCGATGA
- a CDS encoding 50S ribosomal protein L13 gives MSLAKIDADVVVDARDCILGRVSSEVAQRALAGESVAVVNAERAVITGNEEATMETYHKRAELGSDSGPYYPKRPDRIFKRAIRGMLPYKTEDGREALSNVRVYVGNPYERDEDAESVVLEGTSLDRLSNIKFTTLGDISESLGANVTW, from the coding sequence ATGAGTCTCGCGAAGATCGATGCGGACGTCGTCGTCGACGCCCGAGACTGCATTCTCGGTCGCGTCTCCTCGGAGGTCGCCCAGCGCGCCCTCGCCGGGGAGTCCGTCGCCGTCGTCAACGCCGAACGCGCGGTCATCACCGGCAACGAAGAGGCGACGATGGAGACGTACCACAAGCGCGCCGAACTCGGGTCTGACAGCGGTCCGTACTACCCGAAACGGCCGGACCGGATCTTCAAGCGTGCCATCCGCGGCATGCTGCCCTACAAGACGGAAGACGGCCGCGAGGCCCTTTCGAACGTTCGCGTCTACGTGGGGAACCCCTACGAGCGCGACGAGGACGCCGAGAGCGTCGTCTTGGAGGGCACCTCGCTGGACCGACTCTCGAACATCAAATTCACCACGCTCGGTGACATCTCCGAGTCTCTGGGAGCCAACGTCACATGGTAA
- a CDS encoding 30S ribosomal protein S9, whose protein sequence is MVTNTSGKKKTAVARATVRDGEGRVRINSQPVELVEPEQARLKMLEPFRIAGEELRDDVDIDVTVEGGGFSGQADATRTAIARGIVQHLGDAELRDAYMNFDRTLLVNDVRQSEPKKWGGPGARARYQKSYR, encoded by the coding sequence ATGGTAACGAACACCTCAGGCAAGAAGAAGACGGCCGTCGCCCGCGCAACGGTGCGTGACGGCGAGGGTCGCGTTCGCATCAACTCCCAGCCCGTCGAGCTGGTCGAACCGGAACAGGCGCGGCTCAAGATGCTCGAGCCGTTCCGCATCGCCGGCGAGGAACTCCGTGACGACGTCGACATCGACGTCACCGTCGAAGGCGGCGGATTCAGCGGTCAGGCCGACGCCACTCGCACGGCCATCGCCCGCGGCATCGTTCAGCACCTCGGCGACGCCGAGCTGCGCGACGCCTACATGAACTTCGACCGGACGCTCCTGGTCAACGACGTCCGCCAGTCCGAACCCAAGAAGTGGGGCGGACCGGGCGCGCGCGCTCGCTACCAGAAGTCCTACCGCTGA
- a CDS encoding DNA-directed RNA polymerase subunit N, whose protein sequence is MMIPVRCFTCGNVVGEHWEEFKERAREGDEDPGAVLDDLGVDRHCCRRMMVSHRDLVDVVSPYQ, encoded by the coding sequence ATGATGATCCCCGTTCGGTGTTTCACATGCGGTAACGTCGTGGGTGAACACTGGGAAGAATTCAAGGAGCGAGCCCGCGAGGGCGACGAGGACCCCGGCGCGGTCCTCGACGACCTCGGGGTCGACCGGCACTGCTGTCGTCGGATGATGGTCAGCCATCGGGACCTCGTCGACGTCGTCTCGCCGTACCAGTAA
- a CDS encoding DNA-directed RNA polymerase subunit K, protein MSAQRYNRYEKARILGARALQVSYGAPVLIDSDQTEPILVAAEEYDAGVLPFTVRREGEK, encoded by the coding sequence ATGTCTGCACAACGATACAACCGATACGAGAAGGCACGCATCCTCGGCGCGCGAGCGCTGCAGGTATCGTACGGAGCGCCCGTGCTGATCGACTCGGACCAGACGGAGCCGATCCTCGTCGCCGCGGAGGAGTACGACGCGGGTGTGCTCCCCTTCACCGTCCGCCGGGAGGGTGAGAAATGA
- the eno gene encoding phosphopyruvate hydratase: protein MTRITSVSLRRVLDSRGNPTVEADVLTESGGFGRGAAPSGASTGEYEAIELPASEAIAKAREHAVPRLEGLYAGDQRAVDNALRAADGTDDFSAIGANSAVAISMAAAKAAADVLGAPLYQHLGGAFRGDNFPIPLGNVVGGGEHAKEATHIQEFLAAPVGAPSVSEAVFANAAVHAAVADVLDERGVPAAKGDEGAWAPPISDAEAFEVVEEAVDRVESEVGFEVRFGLDMAAAELYDEEAEAYVYGDETKSTDEQVEYVAELVDEYDLAYVEDPLDENDYEAFAELTDRVGDRTLICGDDLFVTNVERLQAGIDVGAANSILIKPNQIGTLSDAFDAVELAARNGYETVISHRSGETEDTTIAHLAVATDAGYIKTGTVGGERTAKLNELVRIADGAV, encoded by the coding sequence ATGACCCGAATCACGAGCGTCTCGCTGCGGCGCGTCCTCGACTCGCGCGGGAACCCGACCGTCGAGGCCGACGTGCTCACTGAATCCGGCGGCTTCGGCCGCGGGGCGGCCCCAAGCGGGGCCTCTACCGGTGAGTACGAGGCGATCGAACTGCCGGCGAGCGAGGCGATCGCGAAGGCCAGAGAGCACGCCGTTCCGCGGCTCGAAGGCCTCTACGCCGGTGACCAGCGGGCCGTCGACAATGCCTTGCGCGCTGCAGACGGCACCGACGACTTCTCCGCGATCGGCGCGAACAGCGCGGTCGCGATCTCGATGGCGGCAGCGAAGGCCGCCGCGGATGTGCTCGGTGCGCCGCTGTACCAGCACCTCGGCGGCGCGTTCCGCGGCGACAACTTCCCGATCCCGCTCGGAAACGTCGTCGGCGGCGGCGAACACGCCAAAGAGGCCACCCACATTCAGGAGTTCCTCGCTGCACCGGTCGGCGCGCCGAGCGTCTCGGAGGCCGTCTTCGCGAACGCCGCGGTCCACGCGGCGGTCGCGGACGTGCTCGACGAACGCGGCGTCCCGGCGGCGAAAGGCGACGAGGGCGCGTGGGCACCGCCGATTTCGGATGCAGAGGCGTTCGAGGTCGTCGAGGAGGCGGTCGACCGTGTTGAGAGCGAGGTGGGCTTCGAAGTCCGCTTCGGCCTCGACATGGCGGCCGCAGAGCTGTACGACGAGGAGGCTGAGGCGTACGTGTACGGTGACGAGACGAAGTCGACGGACGAGCAGGTCGAGTACGTCGCCGAACTCGTCGACGAGTACGACCTCGCGTACGTCGAGGATCCGCTCGACGAGAACGATTACGAGGCGTTCGCGGAGCTGACCGACCGGGTCGGCGACCGGACGCTGATCTGCGGTGACGACCTGTTCGTCACCAACGTCGAACGGCTCCAAGCGGGGATCGACGTCGGCGCGGCAAACAGCATCCTGATCAAGCCGAACCAGATCGGGACGCTGTCGGACGCGTTCGACGCGGTCGAACTCGCTGCCCGAAACGGATACGAGACGGTCATCTCACACCGCTCGGGCGAAACCGAAGACACGACCATCGCACACCTCGCCGTGGCGACCGACGCCGGATACATCAAGACCGGCACGGTCGGCGGCGAGCGCACCGCCAAGCTGAACGAACTGGTCCGCATCGCGGACGGCGCGGTATGA
- the rpsB gene encoding 30S ribosomal protein S2, translating to MSEDNDAVELDDAETEAVDAAVEEEADTTEEPTADAAAEGASADAETEAADAESEAADATADDAEEEEVSPFDDDVMPDDDVDLLIPVEDYLSAGVHIGTQQKTADMERFIHRVRDDGLYVLDVSTTDQRIRTAADFLANYNPEQILVTSSRQYGRFPAEKFADAIGARARTGRFIPGTLTNPDYAGYIEPDVVVVTDPIGDAQAVKEAITVGIPVIAMCDSNNQLSNVDLVIPTNNKGRRALSVVYWLLANETLDRRGADTVFALDDFEDEL from the coding sequence ATGAGTGAAGACAACGACGCGGTCGAACTCGACGACGCGGAGACCGAGGCGGTCGACGCGGCGGTCGAGGAGGAGGCCGACACGACCGAGGAACCGACCGCCGACGCGGCCGCCGAGGGGGCGTCCGCCGACGCCGAAACTGAGGCCGCCGACGCCGAGAGCGAGGCCGCCGACGCGACGGCAGACGACGCCGAGGAAGAGGAGGTCTCCCCGTTCGACGACGACGTCATGCCCGACGACGACGTCGACCTGCTGATCCCCGTCGAGGACTACCTCTCCGCGGGTGTCCACATCGGGACCCAACAGAAGACCGCGGACATGGAGCGGTTCATCCACCGCGTCCGCGACGACGGGCTCTACGTGCTCGACGTGAGCACGACCGACCAGCGCATCCGCACCGCCGCGGACTTCCTCGCGAACTACAACCCCGAGCAGATCCTCGTCACGTCCTCGCGGCAGTACGGCCGGTTCCCGGCCGAGAAGTTCGCGGACGCCATCGGCGCTCGCGCCCGCACCGGACGGTTCATCCCGGGCACGCTGACGAACCCCGATTACGCCGGCTACATCGAGCCGGACGTCGTCGTGGTGACCGACCCGATCGGCGACGCGCAGGCCGTCAAGGAGGCCATCACCGTCGGCATCCCGGTCATCGCGATGTGTGACTCCAACAACCAGCTCTCGAACGTCGATCTGGTCATCCCGACCAACAACAAGGGTCGACGCGCGCTGTCGGTCGTCTACTGGCTGCTCGCCAACGAGACGCTCGACCGCCGCGGTGCCGACACCGTGTTCGCCCTCGACGACTTCGAGGACGAACTCTAA
- a CDS encoding DUF4870 domain-containing protein, whose amino-acid sequence MGSTAAGVDTGGTGDNTTMAALTHVLALFTWLVGPLVVYVVTDDAFVKENARNAINWQIWFTVYSLIALVLVLVGIGLLALPVLGIVDTVFIVIAAVKASDGEAWSYPLTIGVL is encoded by the coding sequence ATGGGATCAACAGCGGCCGGCGTCGATACCGGCGGAACCGGAGACAACACCACCATGGCAGCGCTGACGCACGTCCTCGCCCTGTTCACATGGCTCGTCGGACCACTCGTGGTCTACGTCGTCACCGACGACGCGTTCGTCAAGGAGAACGCGCGAAACGCCATCAACTGGCAGATCTGGTTCACCGTCTACTCGCTCATCGCGCTCGTGTTGGTGCTCGTCGGTATCGGACTCCTGGCGCTGCCCGTTCTCGGCATCGTCGACACCGTGTTCATCGTGATCGCTGCGGTGAAAGCCTCTGACGGGGAGGCGTGGAGCTACCCACTCACGATCGGCGTGTTGTAG
- a CDS encoding mechanosensitive ion channel domain-containing protein, whose amino-acid sequence MSPIPSLLAGAFRDFLDGLTVAIPRLLSGLVFLSLAYVTVRIALAVVRSSIERVYVGDRELVGDLIVTLVSVFLWFGVALTFLKVVGMGDIAASLGTAIGFIALGVSYALSEMIEDTVAGVYLLRDPDFNPGYRVEAKGVTGTVAAIELRKTRIDTDAGDRVVVANREIEPRWTYDTSAPADEGAGDQSGVDTANT is encoded by the coding sequence ATGTCACCGATACCGTCGCTTCTCGCGGGGGCGTTTCGCGACTTCCTCGACGGCCTGACAGTCGCGATACCGAGGCTGCTCTCGGGGCTGGTCTTCCTGTCGCTCGCGTACGTGACGGTCCGGATCGCCCTCGCCGTTGTTCGCTCGTCGATCGAGCGCGTGTACGTCGGCGACCGCGAGCTGGTCGGCGATCTCATCGTCACGCTCGTCTCCGTGTTCCTCTGGTTCGGCGTCGCGCTCACTTTCCTGAAAGTCGTCGGCATGGGCGACATCGCGGCGAGTCTCGGCACCGCCATCGGGTTCATCGCGCTCGGCGTCTCCTACGCGCTCTCAGAGATGATCGAAGACACGGTCGCCGGCGTGTACCTCCTTCGAGACCCGGATTTCAATCCGGGCTATCGAGTCGAGGCAAAGGGGGTGACCGGAACCGTCGCCGCCATCGAGCTCAGGAAGACCCGGATCGACACGGACGCCGGCGACCGGGTCGTCGTCGCGAACCGCGAGATCGAACCGCGCTGGACGTACGACACGTCCGCGCCGGCGGACGAGGGAGCGGGAGATCAAAGTGGGGTGGACACCGCCAACACATAA